The following coding sequences are from one Lycium ferocissimum isolate CSIRO_LF1 chromosome 3, AGI_CSIRO_Lferr_CH_V1, whole genome shotgun sequence window:
- the LOC132051182 gene encoding GDSL esterase/lipase At1g29670-like — MSKMVACVNITITTILLILNFITLVHAASKVPCYFIFGDSLLDNGNNNNLNTTAKANYPPYGIDFPNGPTGRFTNGRNMADILAELLGFDHYIPPFASASGRNILQGVNYASGSAGIRNETGSHLGNRISLDYQLQNHQVTISYIEGLLGNKASANLHLNKCLYIVGIGSNDYINNYLMPKYYPTNRSYTPSQYATMLIEQYAQQLKTLYEDGARKIALFGLPRIGCIPQELQKHNTTTCVNSTNEAILLFNEKLKSLVDELNTNFTKAKFTYINMYSISSIMGTLSFLNKPCCNISKTIAEGQCVPKKTPCLLRAVHVFWDNFHPTENANIIAIMRAYNAFLPSDTYPMDISHLITSVSSL; from the exons ATGTCTAAAATGGTTGCTTGTGTTAATATAACAATAACAACGATATTGCTGATCTTAAACTTCATCACATTAGTTCATGCTGCTTCAAAAGTGCCTTgctatttcatttttggtgaTTCGTTACTTGATAATGGCAATAATAACAACCTAAATACAACAGCAAAGGCTAATTATCCACCTTATGGGATTGATTTCCCCAATGGTCCTACTGGACGATTCACTAATGGCCGGAATATGGCAGATATCCTAG CGGAACTGCTAGGTTTTGATCACTACATTCCACCTTTTGCAAGTGCGAGTGGTAGGAACATCTTGCAAGGTGTGAATTATGCCTCTGGTTCGGCAGGAATTCGTAACGAGACAGGAAGCCATCTT ggCAATCGGATTAGTTTGGATTACCAACTTCAAAATCATCAAGTCACAATTTCATACATTGAGGGTTTACTGGGAAATAAAGCTTCAGCCAACTTGCACTTGAACAAATGCTTGTACATTGTTGGAATAGGCAGCAATGACTATATCAACAACTACCTTATGCCGAAATATTACCCAACAAATCGTTCGTATACACCAAGTCAATATGCAACAATGTTGATAGAACAATATGCCCAACAACTAAAG ACCTTATATGAAGATGGAGCAAGGAAAATTGCCCTGTTTGGGTTACCCCGAATAGGTTGCATTCCACAAGAGTTACAAaaacacaatacaacaacatgTGTGAATTCAACCAATGAAGCAATTCTACTATTCAACGAGAAGCTGAAATCTCTTGTAGATGAGCTGAATACCAACTTTACAAAGGCAAAATTCACGTATATAAACATGTATAGCATTTCGTCAATTATGG GTACTCTCAGTTTCTTGAATAAACCATGCTGCAATATTTCGAAAACAATTGCTGAAGGTCAATGTGTTCCTAAAAAAACTCCATGCCTCCTTAGGGCAGTACATGTGTTCTGGGATAATTTTCATCCCACAGAAAATGCAAATATAATTGCTATTATGAGAGCATACAATGCTTTTCTACCTTCAGATACTTATCCTATGGATATTAGTCACTTGATCACTAGTGTGAGCAGCTTATAA
- the LOC132051183 gene encoding flowering-promoting factor 1-like, translated as MSGVWIFDNKGVVHLIKNPTRESFEQKRPTYPGTGTPTAPGARPRVLVYLPENETISSYEELEKRLIELGWSRYNNPIRSDLLQYHKSDDSAHLISLPKSFTNFKSRDMYDIVVKNKSFFEVRDSPLS; from the exons ATGTCTGGTGTATGGATATTCGACAACAAGGGTGTGGTCCATTTGATTAAAAACCCTACTCGTGAGTCCTTCGAGCAAAAACGACCAACATATCCAG GCACAGGTACACCCACTGCACCGGGAGCCCGCCCTAGGGTGCTCGTGTATCTACCGGAGAACGAGACGATAAGTTCCTATGAAGAACTGGAGAAGAGACTCATCGAACTCGGATGGAGTCGATACAACAACCCAATAAGATCGGACCTACTACAGTACCATAAATCAGATGATTCTGCACATCTAATCTCACTTCCTAAAAGCTTTACAAACTTCAAATCTCGAGATATGTATGACATTGTCGTCAAGAATAAATCTTTCTTTGAAGTCCGTGACTCTCCATTAAGCTAG
- the LOC132050415 gene encoding serine/threonine-protein kinase PCRK1 — MKCFYFTKDNEEGRTTLNSKVSWVRSLSVASSSFDITRKSRSELVSESKDFSESFEFYEFLTQRRGNDLRVFSFYELKIATKGFSRGLLIGEGGFGCVYRGVVVIGSNSKMEVAVKRLNRHGFQGHKEWINEVNFLGVVKHPNLVKLIGYCAEDDERGMQRLLVYELMRNKSLEDHLLARSETPLSWTLRLKISQDAARGLAYLHEEMDFQLIFRDFKPSNILLDEDFNAKLSDFGMARQGPAAGLSHVSTSVVGTVGYAAPEYVQTGRLTAKSDVWSFGVVLYELITGRRVLERNLPRAEQKLLEWVRPYVSDSKKFHFILDPRLEGHGCVKSAQRLASLANKCLSKNPKSRPKMSEIVDMLENVITDAVPETPKEAEDVNEESAKEEVNTKEEGQEEVESGKLESNSQKWGFDFKEMVSFRNKSISKLDWRNWTTALVKTS; from the exons ATGAAATGCTTTTATTTTACAAAGGATAATGAAGAAGGAAGAACAACGTTAAATTCAAAAGTATCATGGGTTCGTTCGTTAAGTGTAGCCTCAAGCAGTTTTGATATTACACGGAAATCGAGGTCGGAGTTGGTCTCAGAATCTAAGGATTTTAGTGAGTCGTTTGAGTTTTACGAGTTTTTAACTCAAAGGAGAGGTAATGATTTAAGAGTGTTTAGTTTTTATGAACTGAAAATTGCGACAAAGGGGTTTAGTAGAGGTTTGTTGATTGGTGAAGGTGGATTTGGATGTGTTTATAgaggtgttgttgttattggttcgAATTCGAAAATGGAAGTTGCTGTTAAGAGATTGAATCGTCATGGATTCCAG GGGCATAAGGAGTGGATTAATGAAGTAAACTTTTTAGGTGTAGTGAAGCACCCGAATTTAGTGAAGTTAATCGGGTACTGTGCAGAAGATGATGAAAGAGGGATGCAACGCCTTTTGGTCTATGAACTAATGCGTAACAAAAGCTTGGAGGATCATCTGTTGGCCCGATCAGAAACCCCTCTTTCCTGGACTTTGAGATTAAAAATTTCCCAGGATGCTGCTCGTGGACTAGCCTATCTGCACGAAGAAATGGATTTTCAG TTGATATTTAGAGACTTCAAACCATCAAACATTCTTCTGGATGAAGACTTTAATGCAAAACTCTCAGACTTTGGAATGGCGAGGCAAGGACCAGCTGCAGGACTAAGCCATGTCTCAACATCa GTAGTAGGTACGGTAGGCTATGCAGCTCCCGAATATGTCCAGACTGGAAGACTCACCGCTAAAAGTGATGTTTGGAGCTTTGGGGTTGTTCTCTATGAGCTCATCACAGGAAGGAGAGTGTTAGAACGGAATCTTCCTCGAGCTGAGCAAAAACTATTAGAATGGGTGAGACCTTACGTTTCAGATTCAaagaaatttcattttattCTCGACCCTCGACTTGAAGGGCATGGTTGTGTCAAGTCAGCTCAGCGACTTGCATCACTAGCCAACAAATGCCTCTCAAAGAACCCAAAATCTCGCCCTAAAATGAGTGAAATTGTTGATATGCTTGAGAATGTCATAACTGATGCGGTGCCTGAAACTCCGAAAGAAGCAGAAGATGTAAATGAAGAATCTGCAAAAGAAGAAGTCAACACAAAGGAAGAAGGACAAGAGGAAGTTGAATCAGGAAAACTGGAAAGCAATAGCCAAAAGTGGGGTTTTGACTTCAAAGAAATGGTCAGCTTTAGGAATAAGTCGATCAGTAAGTTAGATTGGCGGAATTGGACAACAGCTTTAGTCAAAACATCGTAA